One window from the genome of Aquabacterium sp. A3 encodes:
- a CDS encoding PaaI family thioesterase, with the protein MSIFNGDNRKAWAQAFISGIPYAAASGMQLVDVAEGRCSLLLPARATWTGDSERRLIHPGCLSVLADTACGVAVGCAMETLEPYATLDLRMDYLRPPVAETDLICTAECHRLSRSVAFVRGELHQPGQSEPVATVHATFMRATANTRRKDAGAAPKAPTPSEAASALIAPASIEPSAVFVSTPDSTAETSALPVGRSPYVDFLNIHQQTQVDAGPVFRMPFKPELIGNPVLPALHGGILAGFGETAMILHLVQTTPGITGVPRGVDFAIAYMRSAKPIDTFAQCTTVRQGNRVALVMVSLWQDDPSKPVVQARGHFLMPRED; encoded by the coding sequence ATGAGCATCTTCAACGGTGACAACCGCAAGGCCTGGGCCCAGGCCTTCATCTCCGGCATTCCCTACGCGGCGGCCTCTGGCATGCAGTTGGTGGACGTGGCCGAAGGTCGCTGCAGCCTGTTGCTGCCGGCACGCGCCACCTGGACGGGCGACAGCGAGCGCAGGCTGATCCACCCCGGCTGCCTGAGCGTGCTGGCCGACACGGCCTGCGGGGTGGCCGTGGGCTGCGCCATGGAAACGCTGGAGCCTTACGCCACGCTGGACCTGCGCATGGACTACCTGCGCCCGCCCGTGGCCGAAACCGACCTGATCTGCACCGCCGAATGCCACCGCCTGTCGCGCAGTGTGGCCTTTGTGCGCGGCGAACTGCACCAGCCTGGCCAGAGCGAGCCGGTGGCCACGGTGCACGCCACCTTCATGCGGGCCACGGCCAACACCCGTCGCAAGGATGCGGGCGCGGCGCCCAAGGCGCCCACCCCATCAGAGGCCGCGTCGGCCCTGATCGCCCCGGCCAGCATCGAGCCCAGCGCGGTGTTCGTGTCCACCCCCGACAGCACGGCCGAGACCTCGGCGCTGCCGGTGGGCCGCTCGCCCTATGTGGACTTCCTGAACATCCACCAGCAAACCCAGGTGGACGCCGGGCCCGTGTTTCGCATGCCCTTCAAGCCCGAGCTGATCGGCAACCCGGTGTTGCCGGCACTGCACGGCGGCATCCTGGCGGGCTTTGGCGAAACCGCCATGATCCTGCACCTGGTGCAAACCACGCCCGGCATCACCGGCGTGCCGCGCGGGGTGGACTTTGCCATCGCCTACATGCGGTCGGCCAAGCCCATCGACACCTTCGCACAGTGCACCACGGTGCGTCAGGGCAACCGCGTGGCCCTGGTGATGGTGTCGCTGTGGCAGGACGATCCCAGCAAGCCGGTGGTGCAGGCGCGCGGCCACTTCCTGATGCCGCGTGAGGACTGA